A region of Myxococcales bacterium DNA encodes the following proteins:
- a CDS encoding carbohydrate kinase family protein, whose product MSPLDLVLIGNLLVDDLVFEDGTTRMAQPGGALLHAALAAAAWGTRAGCVTIAGSDYPRAALDDLRGRGVALEGLTTLRTPGARVWLLYEDGGRRMLHRAGRPSHAEVSPEPTAVPASWLRAPAVHVAPMPLPRQRALTDALGDGTRLVSVDPCEPITDGSLDAWRAVLARVDVVFASREELRLSGADEHPEAALRALAVGRVRYVLHKRGAAGGVLFDAREGTLTPWSARPAREVDPTGAGDAFAGAFMGALAVGCRVDEALARGAATASVAVEAEGSLALLYVTRAELEARATGGPIRTD is encoded by the coding sequence GTGAGCCCACTCGACCTCGTCCTCATCGGCAACCTCCTCGTCGACGACCTCGTGTTCGAGGACGGCACGACGCGTATGGCCCAGCCGGGCGGCGCCCTCCTGCACGCGGCGCTCGCCGCCGCCGCGTGGGGCACACGCGCGGGGTGCGTCACCATCGCCGGGAGCGACTACCCACGCGCGGCGCTCGACGACCTCCGAGGGCGTGGCGTCGCCCTCGAAGGCCTCACCACGCTGCGCACGCCGGGCGCGCGTGTGTGGCTGCTGTACGAGGACGGCGGGCGGCGCATGCTCCACCGCGCGGGCCGGCCCTCGCACGCGGAGGTCTCGCCGGAGCCCACGGCGGTGCCGGCCTCGTGGCTCCGCGCGCCCGCCGTGCACGTGGCGCCGATGCCTCTCCCGCGACAACGCGCGCTCACCGACGCGCTCGGCGACGGCACACGGCTCGTCTCCGTCGATCCGTGCGAGCCCATCACCGACGGCTCGCTCGACGCGTGGCGGGCGGTGCTCGCGCGCGTCGACGTGGTCTTCGCGAGCCGCGAGGAGCTTCGCCTGTCCGGGGCCGACGAGCACCCCGAGGCGGCGCTCCGCGCCCTCGCCGTGGGCCGCGTCCGCTACGTGCTCCACAAGCGCGGCGCCGCCGGCGGCGTGCTCTTCGACGCGAGGGAGGGCACGCTCACTCCGTGGAGCGCCCGACCCGCGCGCGAGGTCGATCCCACGGGCGCGGGGGACGCGTTCGCGGGCGCGTTCATGGGCGCCCTCGCCGTTGGCTGCCGCGTCGACGAGGCGCTCGCGCGAGGCGCGGCGACCGCGAGCGTCGCGGTCGAGGCCGAGGGCTCGCTCGCGCTCCTCTACGTCACGCGCGCGGAGCTCGAGGCGCGGGCCACCGGCGGTCCGATCAGAACTGATTGA
- a CDS encoding BtpA/SgcQ family protein codes for MSPLDDFQSLFGRPRALIGMLHVGALPGTARSRDPVDVLAARAVAEARTYADAGFTALLLENMHDTPYLKGAVGPEIVAAMAAITLEVRRAVRVPLGVQILAGANHEALAVALAAGADFVRVEGFAFAHVADEGVIEACAGPLLRYRRAIGAEHVRVYADIKKKHSAHAITSDVSIEETAHAAEFFCADGVIVTGTSTGHAASAREVEAVIGAAALPVLVGSGLTPANLAEYARAHGFIVGSSVKQGGAWAAPLDPDAVTAVARAFEALPA; via the coding sequence GTGAGCCCACTCGACGACTTCCAGAGCCTCTTCGGGCGGCCGCGCGCCCTCATCGGCATGCTCCACGTGGGAGCCCTGCCCGGCACGGCGAGGTCACGCGATCCGGTCGACGTGCTGGCGGCACGGGCTGTCGCCGAGGCGCGCACGTACGCCGACGCCGGGTTCACGGCGCTCTTGCTCGAGAACATGCACGACACCCCGTATCTGAAGGGCGCGGTCGGACCGGAGATCGTGGCCGCCATGGCGGCGATCACCCTCGAGGTGCGGCGCGCGGTGCGCGTGCCCCTCGGCGTGCAGATCCTCGCCGGGGCCAACCACGAGGCGCTCGCCGTGGCGCTCGCCGCGGGCGCCGACTTCGTCCGGGTCGAGGGGTTCGCCTTCGCGCACGTGGCCGACGAGGGCGTCATCGAGGCCTGCGCGGGGCCGCTGCTCCGCTACCGCCGCGCCATCGGCGCCGAGCACGTGCGCGTCTACGCCGACATCAAGAAGAAGCACTCGGCCCACGCAATTACATCAGATGTATCAATCGAAGAGACCGCCCACGCGGCCGAGTTCTTCTGCGCCGACGGCGTGATCGTCACGGGCACCTCGACGGGCCACGCGGCCTCCGCGCGCGAGGTCGAGGCGGTGATCGGCGCGGCGGCGCTCCCCGTGCTCGTCGGGTCCGGCCTCACGCCCGCGAACCTCGCGGAGTACGCGCGCGCACACGGCTTCATCGTCGGCTCCTCGGTGAAGCAAGGCGGCGCGTGGGCGGCGCCCCTCGACCCCGACGCGGTGACGGCCGTCGCGCGCGCGTTCGAGGCGCTGCCGGCGTGA
- a CDS encoding DUF885 domain-containing protein has product MPSPPAPPTTSPPDAEDPFLLSDEVVEAVAALRPVTATFWGVAGHDGEWDDLRPEGHERARAALASFEARAATAAAGAARDGDPWRRLAADVLVDFLRVELGRYTHRDHLTDLNTLASPLQLLTMAFDVMPSGTPEAWEARASRLEGLPAALEGYRATLALGLASGEVVAARQVRAVLAQCAVHAGHASFVRSLGRQLAESKLDDPSLSARVEAAIPRVCDAFAAFAAWLGETYLPGAREADGVGRARYAREAQRFLGMSIDPEETYAWGWREIAALRERLGEAAARLSPAESVAEVLERLKAAPDYAAPSLEVFLERMRARQREALDQLGGVHFDVPAPVRTLDVKAAPPGGPIGVYYTAPSEGFARPGCVWYSLGDAAASGPVPMFDHVATAYHEGFPGHHLQIGIQLSLTDRLSRLHRVAEGYSGYAEGWALYAEELMAELGYYERPEYLVGMLSCQMIRACRIVLDIGAHLALPIPEGQPFHPGEAWTFELGVEMLTELGGLLPDRAASEMVRYLGWPGQAIAYKVGQRVFLELRDAERARLGAAFDPKAFHAKVLGSGNVGLDRLCRGVTGARP; this is encoded by the coding sequence ATGCCGTCGCCCCCCGCGCCCCCGACCACGTCGCCCCCCGACGCGGAAGATCCGTTCCTCCTCAGCGACGAGGTCGTCGAGGCCGTGGCCGCCCTGCGGCCCGTGACCGCCACCTTCTGGGGTGTCGCCGGTCACGATGGGGAGTGGGACGATCTTCGCCCGGAGGGCCATGAGCGCGCGCGCGCAGCGCTCGCCTCGTTCGAGGCGCGCGCCGCGACCGCGGCCGCGGGCGCCGCGCGTGACGGCGATCCGTGGCGTCGCCTCGCCGCCGACGTCCTCGTGGACTTCCTCCGCGTCGAGCTCGGCCGGTACACGCACCGAGATCACCTCACGGATCTGAACACCCTGGCCTCGCCGCTCCAGCTCCTGACCATGGCCTTCGACGTGATGCCCTCCGGGACCCCAGAGGCCTGGGAGGCGCGCGCGAGCCGCCTCGAGGGCCTCCCCGCCGCGCTCGAAGGGTACCGAGCCACGCTCGCGCTCGGCCTCGCGTCGGGAGAGGTCGTCGCGGCGCGCCAGGTGCGCGCGGTGCTCGCGCAGTGCGCCGTGCACGCCGGTCACGCGTCCTTCGTGCGTTCACTCGGTCGGCAGCTCGCGGAGTCCAAGCTCGACGACCCCTCGCTCAGCGCGCGCGTCGAGGCCGCGATCCCGCGGGTGTGCGACGCCTTCGCCGCGTTCGCGGCGTGGCTCGGGGAGACCTATCTGCCCGGCGCGCGCGAGGCGGACGGCGTGGGCCGCGCGCGCTACGCCCGCGAGGCGCAGCGCTTCCTCGGCATGAGCATCGACCCCGAGGAGACCTACGCGTGGGGGTGGCGCGAGATCGCCGCCCTGCGAGAGCGGCTCGGCGAGGCGGCGGCGCGCCTGTCGCCCGCGGAGTCCGTGGCCGAGGTGCTGGAGCGCCTGAAGGCTGCGCCCGACTACGCGGCGCCGAGCCTCGAGGTGTTCCTCGAGCGCATGCGGGCTCGCCAGCGAGAGGCCCTCGACCAGCTCGGGGGCGTGCACTTCGACGTGCCCGCGCCCGTGCGCACCCTCGACGTGAAGGCGGCCCCGCCCGGCGGACCAATAGGTGTATATTACACGGCTCCCTCCGAGGGTTTCGCGCGCCCGGGGTGCGTCTGGTATTCGCTCGGCGACGCGGCGGCCTCCGGCCCCGTGCCGATGTTCGATCACGTCGCGACCGCGTACCACGAGGGTTTCCCCGGGCACCACCTCCAGATTGGCATCCAGCTCTCGCTCACCGACAGGCTGAGCCGGCTGCACCGCGTGGCCGAGGGGTACTCCGGTTACGCCGAGGGGTGGGCGCTCTACGCGGAGGAGCTCATGGCGGAGCTCGGCTACTACGAGCGCCCCGAGTACCTGGTCGGCATGTTGTCGTGTCAGATGATCCGCGCGTGCCGCATCGTGCTCGACATCGGGGCGCACCTCGCCCTCCCCATCCCCGAAGGGCAGCCGTTCCATCCTGGCGAGGCGTGGACGTTCGAGCTCGGCGTCGAGATGCTCACCGAGCTCGGCGGGCTGCTCCCCGACCGCGCGGCGTCCGAGATGGTGCGGTACCTCGGCTGGCCGGGGCAGGCGATCGCCTACAAGGTGGGGCAGCGCGTGTTCCTCGAGCTGCGCGACGCAGAGCGGGCGCGCCTCGGCGCCGCCTTCGACCCGAAGGCCTTCCACGCGAAGGTGCTCGGCTCCGGGAACGTGGGCCTCGACCGCCTCTGCCGCGGCGTGACGGGCGCGCGCCCCTGA
- a CDS encoding peptidylprolyl isomerase encodes MANPTATLETSLGTFTIELFTTEMPITAGNFIKLAKSGFYDGLHFHRVIAGFMCQFGCPHSRDPKSSRAGTGDGPDGTIKDEHPANAKFSNEVGTLSMANTGRPNSGSCQFFINTKHNAFLDFFTPGNSKHPVFARVTSGMDVVKKIETTPTDADDRPRTPVQMIRVTVQDA; translated from the coding sequence ATGGCAAACCCCACTGCGACCCTCGAGACCTCGCTCGGCACGTTCACCATCGAGCTTTTCACTACCGAGATGCCCATCACGGCGGGCAACTTCATCAAGCTTGCGAAGTCTGGGTTCTACGACGGCCTGCACTTCCACCGCGTGATCGCGGGCTTCATGTGCCAGTTCGGCTGCCCGCACAGCCGGGATCCGAAGAGCTCGCGCGCGGGCACCGGCGACGGCCCCGACGGCACGATCAAGGACGAGCACCCCGCGAACGCGAAGTTCTCCAACGAGGTCGGCACCCTCTCGATGGCGAACACCGGCCGCCCGAACAGCGGGAGCTGCCAGTTCTTCATCAACACGAAGCACAACGCGTTCCTCGACTTCTTCACTCCGGGCAACTCGAAGCACCCTGTCTTCGCGCGCGTGACCTCGGGCATGGACGTCGTGAAGAAGATCGAGACCACCCCCACCGACGCCGACGACCGCCCGCGCACCCCCGTGCAGATGATCCGCGTCACGGTGCAAGACGCCTGA
- a CDS encoding outer membrane protein transport protein, protein MSARVSSAPRATLACLAGLTALGASAWATEAEAAGLYFSDRGVRPMGRAGAYVAGADDLHAIWYNPAGLADAGTSALVDFAWLRFSVDHQRELLILDADGTYRSVKSPTVNGNSQFIPLPTIAGSYAFGAHKEWTVAAGLIAPYVALNSYAETVGGQPSPARYTLGSFDGSVLAVPGAWVAYKPFEELRLGLGAMALVGVFQSQVTFSASPQDRLIGAPEQPEYDAAAQLKVGPIFAPTMNAGATFVPSKYLRIGVSGQLPTVIDSTARITVRLPTSAVFDTAQIRGDEAYVRFVLPAIVRLGVEARPTPNLRVEAAYVRELWSAHDAITATPRGISLDGITGLPPKVAMPPITIPRGFADSSSFRLGGEGRVTVQDRALDLRAGVTYETSGVPAEYLSLSSLDFAKVTASLGAGLHVSPRLRLDLVYAHIFASGEAVDPRTAKLPRVNPIKGNAPFEAVNGGTYSASADLFGLGAAYTFR, encoded by the coding sequence GTGAGCGCGCGCGTCTCCAGCGCACCGCGCGCGACGCTCGCGTGCCTCGCTGGCCTTACGGCGCTCGGCGCGAGCGCGTGGGCGACCGAAGCGGAAGCGGCGGGCCTCTACTTCTCCGATCGCGGCGTGCGCCCCATGGGCCGCGCGGGCGCGTACGTCGCGGGCGCCGACGACCTCCACGCCATCTGGTACAACCCCGCGGGCCTCGCCGACGCCGGCACGAGCGCCCTCGTCGACTTCGCGTGGCTGCGGTTCTCGGTCGATCACCAGCGCGAGCTGCTCATCCTCGACGCGGACGGCACCTACCGGAGCGTGAAGTCGCCGACGGTGAACGGCAACTCGCAGTTCATCCCCTTGCCCACGATCGCAGGCTCGTACGCGTTCGGTGCCCACAAGGAGTGGACCGTCGCGGCCGGGCTCATCGCCCCGTACGTGGCGCTGAACAGCTACGCCGAGACCGTGGGCGGTCAGCCCTCGCCCGCGCGCTACACGCTCGGATCCTTCGACGGCAGCGTGCTCGCCGTGCCCGGCGCGTGGGTCGCCTACAAGCCCTTCGAGGAGCTCCGGCTCGGGCTCGGCGCGATGGCCCTCGTCGGCGTCTTCCAGTCGCAGGTCACCTTCAGCGCGAGCCCGCAAGATCGGCTCATCGGCGCGCCCGAGCAGCCGGAGTACGACGCGGCCGCACAGCTCAAGGTGGGGCCCATCTTCGCGCCCACGATGAACGCCGGCGCGACGTTCGTGCCCAGTAAGTACCTGCGCATCGGCGTGAGCGGCCAGCTCCCCACGGTGATCGACTCGACCGCCAGGATCACCGTGCGCCTGCCCACGTCGGCGGTCTTCGACACCGCGCAGATCCGCGGCGACGAGGCCTACGTGCGCTTCGTGCTGCCCGCGATCGTGCGCCTCGGCGTCGAGGCGCGGCCCACGCCGAACCTGCGGGTCGAGGCCGCCTACGTGCGGGAGCTCTGGTCGGCCCACGACGCGATCACCGCCACGCCCCGCGGCATCTCGCTAGACGGCATCACCGGGCTCCCCCCCAAGGTGGCGATGCCGCCCATCACCATCCCGCGGGGCTTCGCCGACTCGAGCTCTTTTCGGCTCGGCGGCGAGGGGCGCGTGACCGTCCAGGACCGCGCGCTCGATCTGCGCGCGGGCGTCACCTACGAGACCTCCGGCGTACCCGCGGAATACCTCTCGCTCTCGTCGCTCGATTTCGCCAAGGTGACGGCCTCGCTCGGCGCGGGCCTCCACGTGTCGCCGCGTCTCCGGCTCGACCTCGTGTACGCCCACATCTTCGCGTCCGGCGAGGCGGTCGATCCGCGCACGGCCAAGCTCCCGCGCGTGAACCCCATCAAGGGCAACGCGCCGTTCGAGGCCGTGAACGGCGGCACGTACTCGGCGAGCGCCGATCTCTTCGGGCTGGGCGCTGCCTACACGTTCCGCTGA
- a CDS encoding YkgJ family cysteine cluster protein, translating to MPECLSCGACCFSRLDAYVAVTGADYARLGERADDLVTFRGNRAFLRMIDGRCASLELAPATRELVCSSYELRPEVCRALTRGSPECLGERAAKASRPLAALAALARETAPPFE from the coding sequence CTGCCGGAGTGCCTCTCGTGCGGCGCCTGCTGCTTCTCGCGCCTCGACGCCTACGTCGCGGTGACCGGCGCCGACTACGCGCGCCTCGGCGAGCGCGCCGACGACCTCGTGACGTTCCGCGGAAACCGCGCGTTTCTCCGCATGATCGACGGTCGATGCGCGTCGCTCGAGCTCGCGCCCGCGACGCGGGAGCTCGTCTGTTCCAGCTACGAGCTGCGCCCGGAGGTGTGCCGGGCCCTTACGCGAGGCTCGCCCGAGTGCCTCGGTGAGCGAGCCGCCAAGGCGAGTCGGCCGCTCGCCGCGCTCGCCGCGCTGGCTCGGGAGACTGCCCCGCCGTTCGAGTGA
- a CDS encoding Crp/Fnr family transcriptional regulator — protein sequence MFSLKTGSSKAACTLCPIGAASHVGTGSVCPMVDRRRPAGSTLFVAGAPAEAVYYVKHGSIALSRGGTEALGEGAPHALRRAGSLLGLEAIIRPTYLDSARAISDVTVCVTSRTQMLAWLSETGTSRVVLDCLLATLASDNPSRATTDGSAPQRIARWLLDSTQQRRLPRSVLAGLLGMKPETLSRGLATLVRGGSISATRTRIEILDASLLEAIAGGASRETVARDRSA from the coding sequence ATGTTTTCCCTGAAGACCGGCAGCAGCAAAGCCGCATGCACCCTGTGCCCCATCGGGGCGGCGTCGCACGTTGGAACCGGCTCCGTATGTCCGATGGTCGACCGACGGAGACCGGCGGGCTCGACCCTGTTCGTGGCGGGGGCGCCCGCCGAGGCCGTCTATTATGTGAAGCACGGGTCGATCGCGCTCTCGCGCGGCGGCACCGAGGCCCTCGGCGAGGGGGCGCCGCACGCCCTGCGCCGGGCCGGCTCCCTCCTCGGCCTGGAGGCCATCATCCGCCCGACCTACCTCGACTCCGCGCGGGCGATCTCCGACGTAACCGTCTGCGTCACGAGCCGGACGCAGATGCTCGCGTGGCTCAGCGAGACGGGCACCTCCCGGGTCGTCCTCGACTGCCTCCTCGCGACGCTCGCCTCCGACAACCCCTCGCGCGCCACCACCGACGGGAGCGCGCCCCAGCGTATCGCGAGGTGGCTCCTCGACTCGACGCAGCAGCGGCGGCTCCCGCGGTCGGTGCTCGCGGGGCTCCTGGGGATGAAGCCCGAGACGCTCTCGCGAGGCCTCGCCACGCTCGTCCGCGGCGGGAGCATCTCGGCCACGCGCACCCGCATCGAGATCCTCGACGCCTCCCTCCTCGAGGCGATCGCGGGCGGCGCTTCGCGAGAGACCGTCGCGAGAGATCGCTCCGCGTAG
- a CDS encoding DUF4139 domain-containing protein produces MKALSSLGVLLSTLGAVATLGCGGTAAVSSNLPLQRVVVYRNGIAYFERGGTVAESEVRFKMKEAAVGDFLATLAVMEKGGSSVRAAAFPIPSPDDVPECDPNPLAATPRKRPLGEEPEPRLRPCTDQERRHIREVVLQLDGKQHDLQVGYVTEAPMWRPSYRLVVEGDGIASMQAWGIVQNLSGEDWTDVRLSLVAGAPVAFEATLGTPIVPARPVVTDEGEVVAAVPRAETSLAQQQYARQEAPAAEPAAKAEEAADDALADEEQGGLGLGATGMGAGGGGRAAGPARSLKKDGAPKKPSAPRGAAMRPGAPPPPPPPPPPPAVRAPTTPSGPRNLRSLAAISATSGVTRYDLPLNVTIPDKSATMVMLLAKKLPGDAAFLYAPDGAVAGSFAHPFRVVRFVNKSGGALERGPIAVFDHGAFLGQGVVDPLPEGATATVPFALDRGVAVDRSTKHDELGERVQKIENGELTIERDSATQTLYRVRNGAATVAKLLVKHSRISGSHLEKPPAGTEDNVGTGSALVPYDIQPRSEGELLVDERVSVQRSESWMSPVAEAAVKSLLASPGVDAATKASLTEAWTARAEILRLNDIANDQQRQLGELSSQSEETRRSLRSIEKNKLADKLRVQLTKRLEDLSKKSEEVGKKLVESQAKLAELNVRFRDLVRSVKYVAPPSTKR; encoded by the coding sequence ATGAAGGCTCTCTCGTCTCTCGGCGTGCTCCTCTCCACCCTCGGCGCGGTCGCGACTCTCGGCTGCGGTGGTACGGCCGCCGTGAGCTCAAACCTCCCCCTCCAGCGCGTCGTCGTCTATCGAAATGGGATTGCCTATTTCGAGCGCGGCGGCACGGTGGCGGAGTCCGAGGTGCGATTCAAGATGAAGGAAGCGGCCGTCGGCGACTTCCTCGCCACCCTCGCGGTGATGGAGAAGGGCGGCAGCAGCGTGCGCGCGGCGGCGTTCCCTATCCCGAGCCCCGACGACGTGCCGGAGTGTGATCCCAACCCCCTCGCAGCGACGCCCCGAAAGCGGCCTCTGGGAGAAGAGCCCGAGCCGCGCCTACGCCCCTGCACCGATCAGGAGCGACGGCACATCCGCGAAGTGGTCCTGCAGCTCGACGGCAAGCAACACGACCTCCAGGTGGGCTACGTCACCGAGGCCCCCATGTGGCGCCCTTCGTACCGCCTCGTGGTCGAAGGCGACGGGATCGCGTCGATGCAGGCCTGGGGCATCGTGCAGAACCTCTCCGGGGAAGACTGGACCGACGTGAGGCTGTCGCTCGTCGCCGGCGCGCCCGTCGCGTTCGAGGCCACGCTCGGCACGCCGATCGTGCCCGCGCGCCCCGTCGTCACCGACGAAGGCGAGGTCGTGGCGGCCGTGCCTCGCGCGGAGACCTCTCTCGCGCAGCAGCAGTACGCCCGCCAGGAGGCCCCTGCCGCAGAGCCGGCGGCGAAGGCCGAGGAGGCCGCCGATGACGCCTTGGCAGACGAGGAGCAGGGAGGCCTCGGGCTCGGGGCTACCGGCATGGGCGCCGGGGGCGGCGGCCGCGCAGCGGGGCCGGCTCGCTCGTTGAAGAAGGATGGCGCACCCAAGAAGCCGAGCGCGCCCCGCGGCGCCGCGATGCGGCCAGGCGCGCCACCTCCGCCGCCACCTCCTCCGCCGCCCCCAGCCGTTCGGGCGCCGACCACCCCCTCGGGGCCACGCAACCTCCGGTCGCTCGCCGCCATCAGCGCCACGAGCGGGGTCACCCGGTACGATCTGCCCCTCAACGTGACCATCCCCGACAAATCGGCCACGATGGTCATGCTCCTCGCCAAGAAGCTCCCCGGCGACGCGGCGTTCCTGTACGCCCCCGACGGGGCGGTCGCCGGCTCGTTCGCCCACCCGTTCCGGGTCGTCAGGTTCGTCAACAAGAGCGGCGGCGCGCTCGAGCGCGGCCCCATCGCGGTGTTCGATCACGGCGCGTTCCTCGGTCAGGGCGTGGTCGATCCCCTCCCCGAGGGCGCCACGGCGACGGTGCCCTTCGCGCTCGATCGCGGGGTGGCCGTCGACCGCTCGACCAAGCACGACGAGCTGGGCGAGCGCGTCCAGAAGATCGAAAACGGAGAGCTCACGATCGAGCGCGACAGCGCCACGCAGACCCTGTACCGCGTTCGCAACGGCGCGGCCACGGTCGCGAAGCTGCTCGTGAAGCACTCGCGCATCTCCGGCAGCCACCTCGAGAAGCCGCCCGCGGGCACGGAGGACAACGTCGGGACGGGCTCGGCGCTCGTGCCCTACGACATCCAGCCGCGCAGCGAGGGCGAGCTGCTCGTGGACGAGCGCGTGAGCGTGCAGCGCTCGGAGTCGTGGATGTCTCCGGTGGCCGAGGCCGCCGTCAAGTCGCTGCTCGCGAGCCCGGGCGTGGACGCGGCCACGAAGGCCTCACTCACCGAGGCGTGGACCGCGCGCGCCGAGATCCTCCGCCTAAACGACATCGCGAACGACCAGCAGCGGCAGCTCGGCGAGCTGTCGAGCCAGAGCGAGGAGACCCGCCGGAGCCTCCGCTCGATCGAGAAGAACAAGCTCGCCGACAAGCTGCGCGTACAGCTCACCAAGCGCCTCGAGGATCTCTCGAAGAAGAGCGAGGAGGTCGGTAAGAAGCTGGTCGAGTCGCAGGCCAAGCTGGCGGAGCTGAACGTCCGCTTCCGCGACCTCGTGCGCAGCGTGAAGTACGTCGCGCCGCCTTCGACCAAGCGCTGA
- a CDS encoding DsbA family protein produces MSTRTTFSYWSDPLCVWALVAQPKLDRVLQLLGEHLRVDYRVVPVFGSVRWRLEKGAWAKDGVDGRVAATRQIAERAGRRDVSGECWRKAMPATSWAPAAAIKAALTTVDGDDALGGEYQRRLRERFFVSEVNIALRSVQLEVAEELSLPRGPIEARLDDGSALAAVWEDHNEKERLGMQGSPTYVFDGGRAMLYGNFEYGILKSTVEELVRGMRAGGSAC; encoded by the coding sequence ATGAGCACGCGTACCACCTTCAGCTATTGGTCCGATCCCCTCTGCGTTTGGGCGCTCGTCGCGCAGCCGAAGCTCGATCGCGTCTTGCAGCTGCTGGGGGAGCACCTGCGGGTCGACTACCGGGTCGTCCCGGTGTTCGGCAGCGTGCGCTGGCGCCTGGAGAAGGGCGCGTGGGCGAAGGACGGCGTAGACGGCCGGGTCGCCGCCACGCGGCAGATCGCGGAGCGAGCCGGCCGACGCGACGTGAGCGGCGAGTGCTGGCGCAAGGCGATGCCCGCCACCTCATGGGCCCCCGCCGCGGCGATCAAGGCGGCGCTCACGACGGTCGACGGGGACGACGCGCTCGGCGGCGAGTACCAGCGCCGCCTCCGCGAGCGCTTCTTCGTGAGCGAGGTCAACATCGCGCTCCGCTCGGTGCAGCTCGAGGTGGCCGAGGAGCTGTCGCTCCCGCGGGGGCCGATCGAGGCCCGCCTCGACGACGGCTCGGCGCTCGCCGCGGTGTGGGAGGACCACAACGAGAAGGAGCGCCTCGGCATGCAGGGGTCGCCCACGTACGTCTTCGACGGCGGGCGCGCCATGCTTTATGGCAACTTCGAATACGGAATCTTGAAGAGCACGGTCGAGGAGCTCGTGCGTGGCATGCGCGCGGGCGGGAGCGCCTGCTGA
- the trxC gene encoding thioredoxin TrxC: MIVACSACAQSNRLPAARLTDKARCASCKADLLPLARPVAVGSVADFDELLRDARVPVLVDFWAAWCGPCRVVAPELEKLARDRAGQAVIAKVDTDAQGELASRFAIRSIPTMILFRQGREAQRESGAMTHAAIASRFGL; the protein is encoded by the coding sequence ATGATCGTCGCTTGCAGCGCCTGCGCCCAGTCGAACCGCCTCCCCGCCGCGCGCCTGACCGACAAGGCGCGCTGCGCCTCGTGCAAGGCGGACCTCCTGCCGCTCGCGCGCCCGGTCGCGGTGGGCTCGGTCGCCGACTTCGACGAGCTGCTGCGCGACGCTCGAGTGCCCGTCCTCGTCGACTTCTGGGCGGCCTGGTGCGGACCCTGTCGCGTGGTCGCGCCCGAGCTCGAGAAGCTCGCGCGGGACCGCGCAGGTCAAGCGGTGATAGCGAAGGTGGACACCGACGCCCAGGGCGAGCTCGCCTCGCGCTTCGCGATCCGCAGCATCCCGACCATGATCTTGTTTCGCCAGGGCCGTGAGGCTCAGCGTGAGAGCGGCGCCATGACCCACGCGGCTATCGCCTCGCGGTTCGGTCTGTAG
- a CDS encoding CHRD domain-containing protein, whose translation MKKSVVGLVISLLLVTSGASAAVVSYAATLNGGQVVPPVSSPGSGTATLQFDTGTKMLTGTVTFSGISVERQTIGGAGPCGASPATLVEALPAPVGNTITLAPVGLSTLYEGLLIGGALSITLKSTAGDIRGQIYEVGSGKSCGGAAPDAGTVDASAPDSSAPDSGAPDSSAPDSGAPADAGRPVDAASAPSPAPTTPAESAADTGGCNSSGGGAGLPWLFAVGLGAAFVVSRSRLARRRS comes from the coding sequence ATGAAGAAATCCGTCGTCGGGCTCGTCATTTCGCTCCTGCTCGTCACGTCGGGGGCATCGGCCGCGGTGGTGAGCTACGCGGCCACCCTGAACGGAGGCCAGGTCGTCCCCCCGGTCTCGTCACCCGGCAGCGGCACGGCGACGCTCCAGTTCGACACGGGCACGAAGATGCTCACGGGGACCGTCACGTTCAGCGGTATCTCAGTCGAGCGGCAGACCATCGGCGGCGCGGGCCCTTGCGGGGCCAGCCCGGCGACCCTGGTCGAGGCACTTCCCGCGCCGGTGGGGAACACGATCACGCTGGCACCGGTCGGCCTGTCGACGCTCTACGAGGGCCTCCTGATCGGCGGCGCGCTCTCGATCACGTTGAAGTCAACCGCGGGCGACATTCGCGGACAGATCTACGAGGTCGGCAGCGGAAAGAGCTGTGGCGGCGCGGCCCCCGACGCGGGGACCGTAGACGCGAGCGCTCCGGACAGCAGCGCTCCGGACAGCGGCGCTCCGGACAGCAGCGCTCCGGACAGCGGCGCTCCCGCCGACGCCGGTCGCCCGGTGGACGCGGCCAGCGCGCCTTCCCCGGCCCCCACGACGCCCGCGGAGTCCGCCGCCGACACCGGAGGCTGCAACAGCTCGGGTGGCGGCGCGGGCCTGCCCTGGCTGTTCGCCGTCGGGCTCGGCGCGGCCTTTGTCGTCTCACGCAGCAGGCTCGCGCGCAGGCGCTCGTAG